The Candidatus Hydrogenedentota bacterium genome segment AAATCCAATCCCCGCCTGCCGGGGTTATATTCCGACCGGCAATGGTGTAGAATTGCCCGCTGTGACCGCCGCCGTCCGGAATTTCGCGCGCGCCCGGGAAGCGAAGCGCGCGATGACGCCGGGCGTCAACCCAGCGGTCCTCCGTAACCTCCAAGGAGCACAGGTAATGAGATTTGGTTGTCGTCCCCTTTCTTTTCTGCTCGCGCTGGCCGCATTCGCCGGCGCCGCAAGCGCGCCGGCGCAGTTCCATTTTGAGCCAGGCGACCATATCGCCTTCCTCGGCAACAACCTGGCCGACCGCATGCAGCATCATGGCTGGCTGGAAAGCTACCTGCACAGTGCGAACCCGGACAAGAGCCTGGTGATCCGCAACCTGGGCTTCTCCGGCGACCAGGTGGCCCTCCGCCCGCGCAATGAAAACTTCCCCAGCCAGGATTTCTACCTCCGGCACATCGGCGCGGACGTAATCTTCGTCTTCTTCGGCTACAACGAGTCCTACAGCCGCGATCCCGAAAAGTTCAAATCTGAGCTGCGCGCGTTCATCGATGAATTGCAGGCCAACCAGTACAACGGCGAATCCGCGCCGCGGATCGTGCTCTTCTCCCCCATCGCGCACGAGAATCTGGAATCGCCCAATCTCCCGGACGGCAACGAAAACAACCTCTGGCTCTCGATCTACACCGACGCCATGGCCCGCGTCGCCGCCGAGAAGGGCGTCGGTTTCGTCGATATCTTTGCGCCCTCCCGCGATCTTTACGCGCAGAGCGGTGCGCCGCTCACGATAAACGGCGTCCACCCGAACAGCGACGGCAACCGGGCCATCGCGCGGGCCATCCTGGCGGGCCTCGGCCAGCCGGTGGTCGAGGATCACATCGACACCATCCGCGCGGCCGTGCTGGAGAAAAACTGGTGCTGGTTCAACCGCTACCGCGCCACCGACGGCAACGACGTCTGGGGCAGCCGCTCCACCCTGACCTTCGTCGATGATCAAACCAATGCCGAAGTGCTCCAGCACGAACTCGTGATGCTCGACGTCATGACCGCGAACCGCGACCAGGTGGTATGGAGCGCGATCCGCGGCGAGTCGGTTCCGCCGGACGACAGCAACGTCCCGGACCCTGTGCAGGTCATCACGAATTTCGACAGCCGCCCCAACGGCGGCAACGGCTCGCTCGACTTCGTCCCCGCCGAGAAGGGCGTCGAAACGCTCACCCTGGCCCCGGGCATGAAGGCCAACCTCTTCGCCTCCGAGGCTCAGTTTCCCGAACTCGTCAACCCTGTGCAGATGGATGTCGACCCCCAGGGCCGCATCTGGGTCGCGGCGTGGCAAACCTATCCCAAGTGGCAGCCCGACCAGCCCATGCTCGACCAGCTCCTCATCCTGCCGGACGACAACCGCGACGGCGTGGCCGACCGGGCCATCACTTTTGACTACGTCCACAACCCCACCGCCTTCACCTTCTGGAACGGCGGCGTCATCGTCGCCTCCGCGCCCAACATCTGGTTTCTCAAGGACACCGACGGCGACGACAAGGCCGATCACCGCGAGATTCTCTTCAGCGGCATCGATTCGGCCGACACGCACCACGCCGCGAACAATTTCGACGACGGCCCCGACGGCTACGTCTACTACCAGCGCGGCGTGTTCCACGTGAGCAACGTGGAGACCCCCTGGTCGGTCGCGCACCTCTCCGGCAAGACCGGCATGTACCGCTTCAACCCGCGCACCTTCCGCTTCGCCTTCCACGCGGACAACTCGCCGAACCCGCACGGCGGCGATTTCGACTACTGGGGCTACCAGTTCGCCACCGACGCCACCTCCGGCCGCGCATTCCAGGTGCGCATGGACGGCGGGGGCGGCTATGAAATGCACGAGCTGCTGGAGAAAACCGTGCGCCCCGTGCCCTCCAGCGGCATCCTCTCCAGCCAGCACTTCCCCGAGGAAAACAACGGCAACTACATCATCCTCAACTCCATCGGCTTCCTGGGCATTAAGCAATACACGCTGGAATATAAGGAAGACGGGACCGTCTGGGGTACGGAAACCGACGACCTGCTTGTCTCCAGCGACGGCAACTTTCGTCCCGCCGATTTCGCCATTGGCGAGGACGGCGCGCTCTACGTCGCCGACTGGGCCAACCCGCTCATCGGGCACATGCAGCACAACATTCGCGATCCCAGCCGCGACCACAAGCACGGGCGCGTCTACCGTATCACCGTCGAAGGCCGTCCGCTCGAAGATCCGGCAAAGATCCACGGCGAGCCCATTCCCGCCCTGCTCGACGTGCTCAAGCACCCGACCAACAGCGTGCGCGTGCGCGCGCGGGCCGAACTCAGCGCGCACCCGACCGAGGCGGTGATCGCAGCCGCCGCCGAATGGATCAAGCAGTTCGACGGAACCAAAGCCGACGACGCGCACCACCTCCTGGAAGCGCTGTGGCTCCACCAGCAGCACAACGTCGTCAACGAAGGCCTCCTGACCGTGCTCCTGCACTCGCCGGAGCGCCACGCGCGCCACGCCGCGCAGCGCGTCAAGTACCAGTGGGAAATCGATGGCATGCTCGGCCGGAACGACGTTGTCGACATGTCGCACCACGCGCACATGGACCACTCCGCCGAGGACGCGGTCCGCGCCTCGCAGGATTTCCGCCGCCAGGCCCCCTCCCCGAACCCGAAGATGGACGGCGACACCCTGGTAATCCATATTCAGACGCTCAAAGAGCAGATGAAGTACGACCGCAGCGCCTTCGCGGTCGGCCCGGGCATGAAGGTCCGCCTCGTGTTCAAGAACCCCGACGCCATGGATCACAACCTGATCATGGTGCAGCCCGGCGCGACCGCCGAAGTCGCCATGGCCGCCATGATGCTCGGCGCCGAGGGCATCGCCAAGGGCTGGACCCCCGAGAGCAACAAGATCCTCTTCGCGTCCGAGATGCTGTCCATCGGCGAGGAAGAGACGATCGAGTTCGTGGCCCCGACGGAGAAAGCGATCTACGAATATCTCTGCACCTACCCCGGCCACTGGACGCTGATGAACGGCAAGATGCACGTGGTGGACGACCCGCTCAAATGGATGGCCGACAACAAGGCCACCACGGTGACCACGGGCGGCGCGCGGGTATTTGTGAAAGAGTGGACCGCCGCCGAACTGAAAGGCGCGCTGGGCGGCCTCGATTCCGGGCGCGACCTCGTGCGCGGAAAGCGCATCTTTGAGGAGGCCTCCTGCAACCAGTGCCACCAGACCGGCGAGGGCGACGCCCTCGTGGGGCCGGATCTCGCCGGCGTTCGCGACCGCCTCGACCCCGCCGCGCTTCTCGTGGAAATCCTCGAACCCTCCCACGTCATCAACGACGCTTACAAGTCCTGGCAGATCGAGATCGAAACCGACGACCTCCTCGCGGAGACCTCCATGGTCGGCCTCATCGCCGAGGAGACGGACGAATATGTCCGCATCGTCGCCAATCCGCTTCAGGATGCCGAAGGCGTGAAGATTCCGAAGGATCAGGTCGGCGAACGGACCGCATCGCCCCTCTCGGCCATGCCCACCGGCCTGCTCAACAGCTACCAGCGCGGGGAAATCCTGGACCTGATGGCCTATCTGCAATCCCTGAAGGCCGCCGAATAGGGAGGTTTGGCGCCCGGCCTGACCCATCATTCATCGGAATACGCAACGCGCGCGATCAATCCCGATCGCGCGCGTTTTCTATTCCGTAATTCTTTAGCGGAATGAAGTTGACTTGATTACTCCACGACACAAACCCGCCCCGCAACGGAAGGGCGGACCAATGGGA includes the following:
- a CDS encoding c-type cytochrome — its product is MRFGCRPLSFLLALAAFAGAASAPAQFHFEPGDHIAFLGNNLADRMQHHGWLESYLHSANPDKSLVIRNLGFSGDQVALRPRNENFPSQDFYLRHIGADVIFVFFGYNESYSRDPEKFKSELRAFIDELQANQYNGESAPRIVLFSPIAHENLESPNLPDGNENNLWLSIYTDAMARVAAEKGVGFVDIFAPSRDLYAQSGAPLTINGVHPNSDGNRAIARAILAGLGQPVVEDHIDTIRAAVLEKNWCWFNRYRATDGNDVWGSRSTLTFVDDQTNAEVLQHELVMLDVMTANRDQVVWSAIRGESVPPDDSNVPDPVQVITNFDSRPNGGNGSLDFVPAEKGVETLTLAPGMKANLFASEAQFPELVNPVQMDVDPQGRIWVAAWQTYPKWQPDQPMLDQLLILPDDNRDGVADRAITFDYVHNPTAFTFWNGGVIVASAPNIWFLKDTDGDDKADHREILFSGIDSADTHHAANNFDDGPDGYVYYQRGVFHVSNVETPWSVAHLSGKTGMYRFNPRTFRFAFHADNSPNPHGGDFDYWGYQFATDATSGRAFQVRMDGGGGYEMHELLEKTVRPVPSSGILSSQHFPEENNGNYIILNSIGFLGIKQYTLEYKEDGTVWGTETDDLLVSSDGNFRPADFAIGEDGALYVADWANPLIGHMQHNIRDPSRDHKHGRVYRITVEGRPLEDPAKIHGEPIPALLDVLKHPTNSVRVRARAELSAHPTEAVIAAAAEWIKQFDGTKADDAHHLLEALWLHQQHNVVNEGLLTVLLHSPERHARHAAQRVKYQWEIDGMLGRNDVVDMSHHAHMDHSAEDAVRASQDFRRQAPSPNPKMDGDTLVIHIQTLKEQMKYDRSAFAVGPGMKVRLVFKNPDAMDHNLIMVQPGATAEVAMAAMMLGAEGIAKGWTPESNKILFASEMLSIGEEETIEFVAPTEKAIYEYLCTYPGHWTLMNGKMHVVDDPLKWMADNKATTVTTGGARVFVKEWTAAELKGALGGLDSGRDLVRGKRIFEEASCNQCHQTGEGDALVGPDLAGVRDRLDPAALLVEILEPSHVINDAYKSWQIEIETDDLLAETSMVGLIAEETDEYVRIVANPLQDAEGVKIPKDQVGERTASPLSAMPTGLLNSYQRGEILDLMAYLQSLKAAE